One Natrinema longum genomic window, GAGACCGCTCCGAGCGCCGTCAGCATCGAGCGCCGTTTCATCGACCGAGATGTTGTGGCGAGAGTCGTATAAGATTGCCTTGAGGTAAAACGGGAATTTTAGCCACTCGCGAGAGCTATCCGAGTGACGCTCGGAGTTGGCCATCGGCCCGTCGGCGATCCGGTCGCGTCGGTCGAGCGGAGGATACGCCGTGACGGGACGACACTATCGATCGTCCTCGAGTATCGACCGCGAGGAGTTGACGACGACGATGGCGCTACTCGTTGCCATCGCAACGGCCGCGAAAAGCGGGTTAATCAGTCCCACCGCGGCCAGCGGAATCGCGACGGCGTTGTACAGCAGCGCCCAGCAGACGTTCTCGCGGATCCGCCGCCGGGTCGCACTCGCGAGGTCGAACACCGACCGAACGTCCCGGAGGTCACTCGAGGTGACGACCGCGTCGGCGGCGTCGGTCGCACGGGCCGTCCCGTTGCCGAGCGCGATTCCGACGTCCGCCGCGGCCAGCGCCGGGGCGTCGTTCGTCCCGTCGCCGACCATCGCCGTCACTCCCTCGCGGGAGAGTCGTCGGACCGTCTCGACCTTCCCGTCGGGTGGGACGCCCGCGAAGACCCGGTCGACCGCGGGGTGGTCGCGAACGGTCGCCGTCGCGGACTCGTCGTCGCCCGTCAGCACGACCACCGTTCGGTCGGTAAACGACTCGAGGACCGGCTGCCAGGCCGCTCGCGTTCGATCGCCGACGACGGCGACCGCTCTCGCTCGCCCGCCGTAGCCGATGACCGTCGCGAGCCGTCCCGTCTCTCGTGCGTCGTCGATCGCCGCCTCGAGTTCGGCCGGGATCGGACCGACCAGCCGCTCGACCAGCGCCGGCGTTCCGACGACGACCCGCCCGTCGTCGTCCGGTTCGGGACCGGGCAGAGTCGTTCCATCGACCCGCGCGCTGACGCCCTCGCCGGGGTGGCGCTCGAAGTCGGTGACCGGGAGTGTGCGCTCGTCGGCTGAATCGTCGCCGGCAGCGAGGGACTCGAGGCTCCCGCCGTCGGGAGCGACGCCTGGGCCGCCCGTCCCGTCGGCTGTCTGCCCCCCTCGCTGGGCGTCACCGGCGGCCACGATGGCGTCGGCGACGGGGTGTTCCGACCGTCGCTCGACGGCCGCGGCGGGGCCGATCGCATCCGTCTCTCCGTGGATCTCGAGCACCGTCATCTCGCCGGTCGTCAACGTACCGGTCTTGTCGAAGACGACGGTCTCGACGGCCGGAGCCGACTCGAACAGGGTCGCGTTCGCGACGACGATCCCGCGCTCCAAGGCGTCACGGAGCCCGGAGGCGACCGCCAGCGGGGTCGCAAGCCCCATCGCGCAGGGACAGGAGACGACGAGTACCGTCAGCCCCGTGAGCACCGCCTCCCCGACCGCGGTTCCCGTCGCGAGCCGCCAGGCCGTCACGCCGACCGCGAGGGTCAACACGAGGGGGACGAAGACCGTCGCGAGCCTGTCTGCCAGCCGCTGGACCCCCGGCGTCGAACTCTGGATTTCCCACATGAGCGTCGCGATGCGATCGAGCGTGCTCTCGGCGTCCTCGCCGACCTCGAGGACGAGCGCGCTGTCGGTCACGATCGTGCCGCCGACGACGCGCTCCCCCGGTCGCTTCGTGACCGGGAGCGACTCGCCGGTGAGGAGGGATTCGTCGACGGCCGCCGTCCCCTCGAGGACCGTCCCGTCGACGGGAATCCGCTCGCCGGGTTTGACGAGGAGTTCGTCACCCGCCGCGAGCCGATCGACGGGAACCGTCTCGGTCCCGTCGGCGGTTCGACGGGTCGCGTCGCGGACCCGCGTGGCGGTCACGTCCGCGAGCAAGTCGGTCGCCCGACGCTTGATCCGCCGCTCGTAGTAGCTCCCGAGCGTGACGACCATGATCACCGCGACGGTCACGTCGTAGTAGAGGTGCGTGCTCCCCATGAGCAGCGCGACCGTGCTGTAGGCGTACGCCGAGACGGCCGCGATCGCGATCAGCAGATCCATGTTCGGCTGCCGGACCCGCAGGCTGACGTACGCGCCGCGCAAGACGGGATGCCCGGTGTAGAACAACACGCCGCCGGTCAACAGCCCGATCATCGTGAGCGGGAGGTAGGTCCCCACGGGCGAGGTCGCGTCGACCGAGAGGATGCCCGTCTCGATCCCCACGTAGCTCGGATAGAGGTAGAACAGGTACCACGGCATGACGAGCATCGCCAGGAACCCGCCGACGAGCAGCCGCTGGACGAGTTCCTCGTCGGCTCGATGGTCCCCCTCGTCGTCACGAAATCGCGCCTCGTAGCCGTAGCCCGAAAGCGTCTCGGGGAGGTCGCCCTCCTCCAGCAGCTCGGGATCGTAGACGACGCGGGCGGTGTCGGTCGCGTAGCTCGCCTCGACCGCCAGAATCCCCCGTTCGCGCTCGCCCAGCAGGGAGACGAACCCCTCGCAGGTCGAACAGTGCATGCCGTCGATCGCGAGGAACGTCTCCGCGGCCTCGTCGGGAACCGTCCGCTCGCCGGTTCCCTCCGCCCGGTCGACGACGCGGTCCCGGTCGACGTCCGCGACCGTCTCCAACGTCTCGCTCACCTCGAGACAGCCCTGACAGCAGAACTGCCCCTCGACGTCTCCCGCCGTCACCGGTGGCTCCGGCGTTGGGAGGCCACACAGCGAGCACGAACTCATCTCGTGGTCGATACTCGCGGACGCCGGGTAGCCGTGGTGCCGAATACGTTCGTCCGCTCGCTCACCGTACGCCCCCGGTCGTCGCACTCAGGTCCAGACTCGAAGGCAATCGGTCGAACAGAAGTGCAGTTCGACGCGATCCGTTCGATCCGGTTCGACGTGGGTCGTTAACGTGTATGCGACCTCGTCGGCATCGCAGTTATCGCAGTGCATACTGGCCCGCTCGACGTGGGCACCCTTCAGTATGAATCGATTACGACCGTCGTGGGACGGTGCTCACGGCCGTCGCAGGGCCGTAATATCGTATTAACGGTGCCTTCGAGCCGGTTTCAGGCCGCCGCTCCCTCCTCGTCGGCCTCGAGCAACTCGTGGTAGCGGTTGCGGATCGTCACTTCGGAGATGTTGGCGACGTCGCTGACGTCGTTTTGCGTGACCTGCTCGTCGGTCAGGAGCGCGGCGGCGTACACCGCGGCGGCGGCGAGGCCGACCGGCGACTTGCCGCTGTGGATCCCCGTCTCTTTGGCCGTCGCCAGTAACCCGCGAGCGCGGTGTTCGGTCTCGTCGGCGAGGTCGAGATCGCTGGCGAACCGGGGGACGTAGCTCTCGGGATCGGCCGGCTGGATCTCGAGGCCGAGTTCGCGGACGACGTAGCGATAGGTGCGGGCGACCTCGTCTTTCTCGACGCGTGAAACGGCCGCGATTTCGTCCAGGCTCCTGGGTGTACCGGCCTGACGGGCGGCGGCGTACAGCGAGGCCGTCGCGACGCCTTCGATCGAACGGCCCGGCAGGAGGTCGTCCTCGAGCGCGCGCCGGTAGATGACGCTCGCCGTTTCCCGAACGGTGTCGGGGAGCCCGAGTGCGGAGGCCATCCGATCGATCTCGCCGAGCGCCTGCTTGAGGTTCCGTTCCCTGGCGTTGCGGGTCCGGAACCGTTCGTTCCAGGTGCGCAGGCGCTGCATCTTCTCGCGCTGGCGGGAACTCAGGGACTTCCCGTAGGCGTCTTTGTCCTGCCAGCCGATGTTCGTCGAGAGCCCCTGATCGTGCATCATGTTGGTCGTCGGCGCGCCCACTCGGGATTTCTCGTCCTTTTCGGCGGCGTCGAACGCTCGCCACTCGGGGCCCCGATCGATCTCGTCCGCGTCGACCACCAGGCCACAGTCCGTACAGACCGTCTCGGCGTGTTCGTCGTCGGCGACCAGTCGACCGCCACACTCCGGGCACCGCTCTCGCTCGCGGGTGGGTTCGGCGGCCGCGTCGCTCTCGGCTCGGTCTCGCTCGTCAGTCCGCGTCCGAATGGGTGAGTCAGTCATTATCGACGTCTCGGGAACCGATCGCTGGAAAACGTTCTCTGGACTATCTTAACGGATCTCTGTCACTTAAACGCTTGGGTCGACGACAGCGTGGGGACGACCGGCCCCCGCGAACGAACCCAGAGACGCCAGCGACCGCCGATCGTGGCGGCAGTATCGAAACCCTTACTCTCCGGAGGCCGGTGCGAACACGTATGAGCGACGACGCCGTCAGTCCCGAGGAAGTCCGCCACGTTGCGGAGCTGGCTCGTGTCGACCTCGACGACGACGAGGTCGACCGGTTTACCGGGCAGTTCGCGGACATCCTCGAGTACTTCGAGACCCTAGACGAGGTGCCGGAAGTCGACCGTGACGCCGATCTCGCGAACGTGATGCGGCCGGACGAGGAACGCACATCCCTCGAGAGCGAGGCCGCACTCGGAAACGCGCCGGAAACCGAGGACGGCTACTTCAAAGGCCCCAACGTCTCGTGATCATGTCGGACGATATCTTCATCACCGAGGAGCGGATCGAAGGGGCCGACGACGGACCGCTCGCCGGCAAAACGGTCGCGGTCAAGGACAACATCTCGACCGAAGGCGTCCGAACGACCTGTGGCTCGCGGATGCTCGAGGACTACGTCCCACCCTACGACGCCACGGTCGTCTCCCGACTCACGGAGGCCGGCGCGACGATCGTCGGGAAGGCGAACATGGACGAGTTCGGGATGGGAACGACCACCGAGACCTCCTACTTCGGCGAGACGGACAACCCCGCCGCACCGGGACACGTCCCCGGTGGCTCCTCCGGTGGCTCCGCGGCCGCCGTCGCCGCCGGCGAGGCCGACCTCGCGCTCGGTTCCGACACCGGTGGCTCCGTCCGCTGTCCCGCCGCCTTCTGTGGCGTCGTCGGAATCAAACCCACCTACGGGCTGGTCTCGCGGTACGGCCTCGTCGCCTACGGCAACAGTTTAGAGCAGATCGGCCCCTTCGGCGAGACGGTCGAGGACGCCGCCGAACTGCTCGACGTGATCGCCGGCAGCGACGACCGCGACGCGACCACCCGCAGCGAGGGCGACGACGCGAACTACGCCGAGGCTGCCACCGGCGACGTCGACGGACTCTCGATCGGCGTTCCGACCGAGTTGCTCGAGGGAGCCGACGAGGGCGTCGTCGAGACGTTCTGGAAGGCGCTGGGCGAACTCGAGGATCGCGGGGCCGAGTACCACGAGGTCTCGCTCCCGTCGGTCGAACACGCCGTCGAGGCCTACTACGTGATCGCGATGTCGGAGGCTTCCTCGAACCTCGCGCGGTTCGACGGGGTGCGCTACGGCCACTCGGGCGGATACGACGGGAACTGGAACGAGACCTTCGCCCGCGCCCGCGAGGAGGGCTTCGGCGACGAGGTCAAGCGTCGGATCCTGCTCGGAACGTACGCGCTCTCGGCGGGCTACCACGACAAGTACTACAAGAAGGCCCAAGACGCTCGCGCGTGGGTCAAACAGGACTTCGACGAGGCGCTTTCCGAGGCCGACGTACTCGCGAGCCCCACGATGCCGGTCCCGCCGTTCGAACTCGGCGAGAGCCTAGACGATCCGCTCCAGTTGTACCTCGCCGACGCGAACACGGTGCCGGTCAACCTCGCGGACCTGCCCGCGATTTCGGTCCCGGCGGGCGAAACCGACGGGCTCCCCG contains:
- a CDS encoding heavy metal translocating P-type ATPase, encoding MSSCSLCGLPTPEPPVTAGDVEGQFCCQGCLEVSETLETVADVDRDRVVDRAEGTGERTVPDEAAETFLAIDGMHCSTCEGFVSLLGERERGILAVEASYATDTARVVYDPELLEEGDLPETLSGYGYEARFRDDEGDHRADEELVQRLLVGGFLAMLVMPWYLFYLYPSYVGIETGILSVDATSPVGTYLPLTMIGLLTGGVLFYTGHPVLRGAYVSLRVRQPNMDLLIAIAAVSAYAYSTVALLMGSTHLYYDVTVAVIMVVTLGSYYERRIKRRATDLLADVTATRVRDATRRTADGTETVPVDRLAAGDELLVKPGERIPVDGTVLEGTAAVDESLLTGESLPVTKRPGERVVGGTIVTDSALVLEVGEDAESTLDRIATLMWEIQSSTPGVQRLADRLATVFVPLVLTLAVGVTAWRLATGTAVGEAVLTGLTVLVVSCPCAMGLATPLAVASGLRDALERGIVVANATLFESAPAVETVVFDKTGTLTTGEMTVLEIHGETDAIGPAAAVERRSEHPVADAIVAAGDAQRGGQTADGTGGPGVAPDGGSLESLAAGDDSADERTLPVTDFERHPGEGVSARVDGTTLPGPEPDDDGRVVVGTPALVERLVGPIPAELEAAIDDARETGRLATVIGYGGRARAVAVVGDRTRAAWQPVLESFTDRTVVVLTGDDESATATVRDHPAVDRVFAGVPPDGKVETVRRLSREGVTAMVGDGTNDAPALAAADVGIALGNGTARATDAADAVVTSSDLRDVRSVFDLASATRRRIRENVCWALLYNAVAIPLAAVGLINPLFAAVAMATSSAIVVVNSSRSILEDDR
- a CDS encoding transcription initiation factor IIB, encoding MTDSPIRTRTDERDRAESDAAAEPTRERERCPECGGRLVADDEHAETVCTDCGLVVDADEIDRGPEWRAFDAAEKDEKSRVGAPTTNMMHDQGLSTNIGWQDKDAYGKSLSSRQREKMQRLRTWNERFRTRNARERNLKQALGEIDRMASALGLPDTVRETASVIYRRALEDDLLPGRSIEGVATASLYAAARQAGTPRSLDEIAAVSRVEKDEVARTYRYVVRELGLEIQPADPESYVPRFASDLDLADETEHRARGLLATAKETGIHSGKSPVGLAAAAVYAAALLTDEQVTQNDVSDVANISEVTIRNRYHELLEADEEGAAA
- the gatC gene encoding Asp-tRNA(Asn)/Glu-tRNA(Gln) amidotransferase subunit GatC; amino-acid sequence: MSDDAVSPEEVRHVAELARVDLDDDEVDRFTGQFADILEYFETLDEVPEVDRDADLANVMRPDEERTSLESEAALGNAPETEDGYFKGPNVS
- the gatA gene encoding Asp-tRNA(Asn)/Glu-tRNA(Gln) amidotransferase subunit GatA, translated to MSDDIFITEERIEGADDGPLAGKTVAVKDNISTEGVRTTCGSRMLEDYVPPYDATVVSRLTEAGATIVGKANMDEFGMGTTTETSYFGETDNPAAPGHVPGGSSGGSAAAVAAGEADLALGSDTGGSVRCPAAFCGVVGIKPTYGLVSRYGLVAYGNSLEQIGPFGETVEDAAELLDVIAGSDDRDATTRSEGDDANYAEAATGDVDGLSIGVPTELLEGADEGVVETFWKALGELEDRGAEYHEVSLPSVEHAVEAYYVIAMSEASSNLARFDGVRYGHSGGYDGNWNETFARAREEGFGDEVKRRILLGTYALSAGYHDKYYKKAQDARAWVKQDFDEALSEADVLASPTMPVPPFELGESLDDPLQLYLADANTVPVNLADLPAISVPAGETDGLPVGLQLVGPAFGEERLIRAASALA